The following are encoded in a window of Pseudomonas graminis genomic DNA:
- a CDS encoding sugar ABC transporter ATP-binding protein: MSAVLSLTPQPVLEMTAISKTFNGLRVLKDVALKVYAGEVHALMGENGAGKSTLMKILSGAYQADAGGEIRIDGQALSAFDPLSAKARGIAVIYQELSLCPNLSVAENIYLGRELRRGWSIDRKAMEAGCVDVLVRLGADFKPSTTVSVLSIAERQLVEIARALHANAKILVMDEPTTPLSSRETDRLFALIKQLRDQGLAIIYISHRMAEIYELSDRVSVLRDGEYVGMLERDALSAEALVKMMVGRDLSGFYKKEHAAYDPGAVVMRVRDMADGKRVKPCSFDLHAGEVLGIAGLVGAGRTELARLIFAADPRTSGTLEVAGKAITDLRNPADAIRAGVVYLTEDRKAQGLFLDMSVRDNINVCACVPDAHAGGVLDRGRGAQRAIEAIRSLSIRVASGKVNVGALSGGNQQKVLLARLLEVKPHVLILDEPTRGVDIGSKSEIYRIINELAKAGVGIVVISSELPEIIGTCDRVLIMREGELVAEVGGHSGQEISQERIIDLATGSENAAVAAAHGARDTSDHPIQQQ; this comes from the coding sequence ATGAGCGCCGTCCTCTCTCTGACTCCCCAGCCCGTGCTGGAAATGACCGCCATTTCCAAGACCTTCAACGGCCTGCGCGTGCTGAAAGATGTGGCCCTGAAGGTTTACGCCGGTGAAGTTCATGCGCTGATGGGCGAGAACGGCGCGGGTAAGTCGACGCTGATGAAGATCCTGTCCGGCGCTTACCAGGCCGACGCCGGCGGCGAGATCCGTATCGACGGCCAGGCCCTGAGCGCATTCGACCCGTTGTCTGCCAAAGCGCGCGGCATCGCCGTGATTTATCAGGAACTGAGCCTCTGCCCGAACCTCAGCGTCGCCGAGAACATTTACCTGGGCCGCGAATTGCGCCGTGGCTGGAGCATCGACCGCAAGGCGATGGAAGCCGGCTGCGTTGACGTACTGGTGCGACTGGGCGCCGATTTCAAACCGTCGACCACCGTCAGCGTGCTGTCCATTGCCGAGCGGCAACTGGTCGAGATTGCCCGGGCGCTGCACGCGAACGCGAAGATCCTGGTGATGGACGAGCCGACCACGCCGCTGTCGTCCCGGGAGACCGACCGCCTGTTCGCGCTGATCAAACAGCTGCGTGATCAGGGCCTGGCAATCATTTACATCAGCCATCGCATGGCCGAAATCTACGAGCTGTCTGACCGGGTCTCGGTGCTGCGCGACGGCGAGTACGTGGGCATGCTGGAGCGTGACGCGCTGTCGGCCGAGGCGCTGGTGAAGATGATGGTCGGCCGCGACCTGTCCGGTTTCTACAAGAAAGAGCACGCCGCTTACGACCCCGGCGCGGTGGTGATGCGCGTGCGGGATATGGCCGACGGCAAGCGCGTCAAGCCGTGCAGTTTTGACCTGCACGCCGGCGAGGTGTTGGGCATTGCCGGACTGGTCGGGGCAGGGCGCACGGAACTGGCGCGATTGATTTTCGCCGCCGACCCACGCACCTCCGGCACCCTCGAAGTTGCTGGCAAGGCGATCACTGATTTACGCAACCCCGCTGACGCCATCCGAGCCGGCGTGGTTTACCTGACCGAAGATCGCAAGGCCCAGGGCCTGTTTCTCGACATGAGCGTGCGCGACAACATCAATGTCTGCGCCTGCGTGCCCGACGCCCATGCCGGTGGCGTGCTGGATCGCGGCCGTGGCGCACAGCGGGCAATCGAGGCGATTCGTTCGCTGTCGATCCGCGTGGCGTCGGGCAAGGTCAATGTCGGCGCGCTGTCCGGCGGCAATCAGCAGAAGGTGCTGCTGGCGCGGCTGCTGGAGGTCAAGCCTCACGTGCTGATTCTCGACGAGCCCACCCGCGGCGTGGACATCGGCTCGAAGTCCGAGATCTACCGAATCATCAACGAACTGGCCAAGGCCGGCGTCGGCATTGTAGTGATCTCCAGCGAGCTGCCGGAAATCATCGGCACCTGCGACCGCGTGCTGATCATGCGTGAAGGCGAGCTGGTGGCCGAAGTCGGCGGTCACTCAGGGCAGGAGATATCTCAGGAACGGATCATCGATCTGGCGACAGGCAGCGAGAACGCTGCAGTCGCCGCGGCCCACGGCGCCCGCGATACTTCCGACCACCCCATTCAACAACAATAA
- a CDS encoding helix-turn-helix domain-containing protein, whose protein sequence is MKKRIKSDALASVHESATALLGIGAIDKATMREFDQHCIAEVPAAIDPAQIKAIREGSHVSQPVFARYLNTSTSTIKQWEAGSKRPGGMGLKLLSIVQKHGLEVLA, encoded by the coding sequence ATGAAGAAAAGAATTAAGAGCGACGCGCTGGCCTCGGTGCATGAGTCCGCCACTGCTCTGCTGGGTATCGGTGCCATCGACAAGGCCACAATGCGCGAGTTTGATCAGCACTGCATCGCCGAGGTCCCGGCTGCGATAGACCCGGCACAGATCAAAGCCATTCGCGAGGGAAGTCATGTCAGCCAGCCGGTGTTTGCCCGCTATCTGAACACCAGTACCTCCACGATCAAACAGTGGGAAGCGGGGTCGAAGCGTCCCGGTGGCATGGGGTTGAAGCTGCTGAGCATCGTTCAAAAGCATGGACTCGAGGTTCTGGCCTGA
- a CDS encoding isocitrate lyase/PEP mutase family protein, producing MSRISHSALRRKFREQLASQHCVETASVFDPMSARIAADLGFEVGILGGSVASLQVLAAPDFALITLSEFVEQATRIGRVAQLPFIADADHGYGNALNVMRTVEELERAGVAALTIEDTLLPAQFGRKSTDLVSIEEGIGKVKAALEARVDPELTIVARTNAGVLPVQDIIERTLAYEKAGADGICIVGIKDFKHLEQISEKLSVPLMLVTYGNPELNDPQRLADLGVRVVVAGHAAYFAAIKATYDSLRAQRQVTHSTSNHSATELTHTYTFPENYVAWAKDFMDVKE from the coding sequence ATGTCCAGAATTTCCCACTCCGCTTTGCGTCGCAAATTCCGTGAGCAGCTGGCTTCGCAGCACTGCGTCGAGACAGCTTCAGTTTTCGATCCCATGTCGGCGCGCATTGCGGCGGATCTGGGGTTTGAGGTCGGGATTCTGGGGGGGTCGGTGGCGTCGCTGCAGGTGTTGGCAGCGCCGGATTTCGCACTGATTACCCTGAGCGAGTTCGTCGAGCAGGCCACCCGGATCGGTCGTGTCGCGCAGTTGCCTTTTATCGCCGACGCCGACCATGGCTACGGCAACGCCCTGAACGTCATGCGCACCGTGGAAGAACTGGAGCGCGCCGGTGTGGCGGCGCTGACCATCGAAGACACCTTGCTGCCCGCGCAATTCGGGCGCAAATCCACGGACCTGGTGTCCATCGAAGAAGGCATCGGCAAGGTCAAGGCCGCCCTTGAAGCCCGCGTCGACCCGGAACTGACGATCGTCGCCCGGACCAACGCGGGCGTGCTGCCGGTCCAGGACATCATCGAGCGCACCCTGGCCTACGAAAAGGCCGGCGCCGACGGCATCTGCATCGTGGGCATCAAGGACTTCAAGCATTTGGAACAGATTTCGGAAAAGCTCAGCGTGCCACTGATGCTGGTGACCTACGGCAATCCCGAGCTCAATGACCCTCAGCGCCTGGCCGATCTGGGCGTACGCGTGGTGGTCGCGGGTCACGCGGCCTACTTCGCTGCGATCAAGGCCACCTACGACAGCCTCCGCGCCCAGCGCCAGGTCACCCACAGCACCTCGAACCACAGCGCCACCGAGCTGACCCACACCTACACCTTCCCGGAAAACTACGTGGCCTGGGCCAAGGATTTCATGGATGTGAAAGAGTGA